The Streptomyces sp. NBC_00569 genomic sequence AGGCACCGCCGGTCACGAGTGTCTGCAAAGCCCTGGGCAGCACACAGGTCTGCGTCACGGCACGAGAGGTCCAGGACGTGACCGGCCTCCAGTACGTCATCACCAACGGCGGCGCTCGGCCGATGACTTACACGGTGTGGTACGTGGATGTGACCGGGGGCCCCGAATCCGGCAAGGTCAAGGAAACGGTGGAGGCAGGAGAGACGGTCGTCGGATACTTCTACGGCGCCATCCAGCACTGCTTCACGCTGCACTTGTGCGATGAGGCAGAGACCCAATGCGTCGCCCTCGGTCCCGTCTGCGGCCCGTATCCGTCGGCCTGGGAGTAGACCAAGTCCCCGCACCCAGATGCCCGCCGGGTCGTTCCACAGCACATGAAGCAGAACAGTGAAGTGTCCCTCGCTCCGGTCCGGACGGCAGCCGGGGCCCAGGTCGACGAGTCGGCCGCACTGGGCCCCGGCACCGCCGTGTGGGAACTCGCCCAGATCCGTGAGCAGGCCGTGCTCGGCGATGACTGCGTCGTGGGGAGAGGCGCCTATGTCGGCCCCGGGGTCCGGATCGGCGACGGGGTCAAGATTCAGAACCTCGCTCTGGTCTACGAGCCTGCGGAGCTCGGCAACGGCGTCTTCATCGGCCCCGCGGTCGTACTGACGAACGACCACAACCCGCGCTCGGTCGATCCCGAAGGGCGCCCCAAGGGACGCGGCGACTGGGAGCCCGTGGGGGTCACGGTCGCCGAGGGCGCATCGCTCGGCGCGCGCTCCGTCTGCGTGGCCCCGGTCCGCGTCGGCCGCTGGGCGATGGTCGCCGCCGGCGCCGTGGTCACGCGGGACGTGCCGGACTTCGCGCTCGTCGCCGGCGTCCCGGCCCGTCACATCGGCTGGGTGGGCCGCGCGGGACAGCGGCTCCGTGAGCTCCCCGGCTCGCCCGGCATGTGGGAGTGCCCGCACACCGGCGTGCTGCACACCGAAAAG encodes the following:
- a CDS encoding acyltransferase — encoded protein: MKQNSEVSLAPVRTAAGAQVDESAALGPGTAVWELAQIREQAVLGDDCVVGRGAYVGPGVRIGDGVKIQNLALVYEPAELGNGVFIGPAVVLTNDHNPRSVDPEGRPKGRGDWEPVGVTVAEGASLGARSVCVAPVRVGRWAMVAAGAVVTRDVPDFALVAGVPARHIGWVGRAGQRLRELPGSPGMWECPHTGVLHTEKDGVLTEA